A segment of the Diachasmimorpha longicaudata isolate KC_UGA_2023 chromosome 5, iyDiaLong2, whole genome shotgun sequence genome:
TATTGCAGATAAAAATCAGTGACGGTTGATGGAATAATGTACAGCGTTTCTTTACTCGATAATTCAAGAGAGTGATTAGGGAGAAAAATGTACAAAGGGATAGACTAACAACCGAAATTAGGAATTGAGATTTGCTCTAACACTCGGAATGATTTTCGGACCATCGAATGGAGGACGAGGTACAGGAGTATTTCTAGAGTACGTTCGTACGGAAAATATCCCCCGAGTCCTGGAACGAGATTGGATGAGAGATATCGTTCCATTTAAATGAATCCGGTCATGTTTATGAATCGGCTAGCCGATCCAATTAAAACTATCTAATTGTCGTTGGAATTattcctcaataattttttcctgataATTGAACTCTTGATATCTAAAGTAGCACAGCATAAATGGATGTTTTAATGAGGTTCGTTACTCATGAGAAGCAAAATCAACATTTTGTTTTATCATCGTAATGACATTGTTACTGAGGTGGCATTCCCACTTCGAAAATTCGGTTTTTAGTTGAGGCACAGTTCTCCCCGTTTATCATAAACAGGGaggaatttctaaaaaaatttttacgcTAAACTAAACTTATGTACTAAACTCTTGgattctcaataaataaattttgcacacagatttattgttaaaataaactgatattttaattgagaaaCACTAGTTAGTCAACAAAAGGGTTGACAGAGAATTTTGGAGCCTGGAGTGACTACCTTGCTAGGTGACAAATTAGAACTAACTTCAAATTTAAGGAATCCTCAGTTTTATGTGTCTGAGGATCTGTGGAGAAAATGGAGGGGAAGGTTTGGAGACATGTGTTGTAGGGTCTACAATGTTTGGAAAATCACCAGCGGATTAGGCTTTATCGGAGGCAATTTCATTTAAGGTATGCATTTTTCAGGAGGATTAGGaaattacagaaaatgtgaattgaaatattgaggTATGCAACAAAATGATAGAAAATGATTCAATTCAACACTTgactaaaattgaaattcattaattctttAAACTCGAAAGTAGCGAAAAACGTTACGCGTTTTTTTCACATAAAAGAACAAGAGACTTCTGTCTTCACGAAATTCCTTCAAACTTGAATGATTCATTTGTAATTTCCGTTACCCTGGTTTTATGGtggtaataataatttctcccACTCGACTGAACATTCGATTGACACCGAACCAATTCGAAATTTAAAAAGGACCTCACTGGGAACACATTTGCCtgttctatgatttttttttttttttgattctgCACAATGGAAAAGTTACCTCGCAATGCGATAGTTTTGTCACAGATGGATTTTGTTTGCCAACAATAGTGTAGAACAAATGTCCATAGGTAACAGTGTGCTGGGGAAAGACACCATTTTGATTCGTTGGTGCGTTGGCCCACTTTTTAGGGTGGGTTTGGCTTTCGGAACGCGTTTCACTGGTTTGTCCTGGACCACCCCTTGATACCCCGCGTGACATTTATTCAACAAGGTAACGTAGTTACGTTGTTCAGCTAGATTAGGGGAACACCCGATGCGCCAAGCAAGAGCTTAACGACCAATAGAATTGTCCTCTACAATGAAAACGTTTATCGACAGCCGGGCTCtattcaataatataaaaaatcatatgTGACGGACCTTTTGTCCCCCTACTTTGCTATAATTCCCGGTTATTTTCAGCCATTTGATTTTGCAATAATTGTGGGATGTGCTGGAACATGAGGAGAGATTGcgagtaaaaattatgaatctcATGGTTCACTCCCGTttgtggaattaaaaaaaaaaatttgagtgaTGATAAAAATGACAGAAGACGAGAGGAAGACAGGGAAAATTTGCAAACTTCAAAAACATAGAATTCACTCttcatttcaaataaaatctcGATTTGAAGAAGAAATCGCATAGCTCCAGAATAGCGAAAAAAAtccgaatttttccaagttGAACCCATCACGCTATGACACCTAATGCCGCCATTATGAGGAACAGTAACGCAGCTGTCAATGAGACCTGATGTAATGCTCGGAATTTACATCCCTAGTGTGAAGCGAGCGCGGGGTAGTCGTCCCTCATTGGCCGGGGCGTCTGTCAAGATTGAATTAGGCCGGTTCGAACCCTCCTCCGATTGGTCCACCCCTCAACCGTCTACGTGACGTCATTACCGATTAAAACGTTGGAAATCATCAACCTTGAGGAACTTATCATTAACTGATGAGAAATATTTCGGACGGTTGTCAGTAACAAAAGGCGAATCAATCTCGTTCGGCCTTTGAGAttgcaaaataataaaaaataataaaaaattgtgcacTACCCGATTACTCCGTCCTCAGGAAATTCTTTGCATACATGTATAAGTCATGATGTAAATCAGGGTATAAACACCATTCCTAatgatgatattttcaactttatCAAAACAATGAGATACCGCAAGGGAATTTAtaggggaattttttcaactgaataataattttttcctgacACTAGAAGAAACTCTGAGGTCTGGGGTAAGTTATTCACGATGAATGTGGATATTATAGGCAGGCTAAAAGATATCattatcatttaattttcgGTCTCACGTTTTCACCTTATATTCTCCGTCGTTAAATTCAAAATCCGATATAACAATCCTCTTCTATGTTTATCGGCGgtggaaatttaaataaaatgtacACGGAGGAGAGCAGGATATCATTATAGTTGTACTtcgtgtaaatattttttttttcaattttttgctgGGTTCAGTGATTGAGGTTCTTAACTATACCTAGATATTCTACCTTGCACACATCATTATAAGGTTAAAAGTCCCCTGGCACCGCGATTGGAGAGAGGAGAGAGGAATAATCGATGTACTTGGCATTTATTCGAAATTTTGGATTCTCCTCAATTTTCGCTGTACGATTTGGGGAAGAATAGGGTAGCAGTGAACACACTCGCATCATTTCCTGTATTCAATGATGCAGAATGGACGGGGGACCGATGTGGACTTATCTAGTGCGCGTCCCAATCATCGCGGAATCTTTTGtaacaaaatttttgattgatcGGGTTCCAGACACTTCCGGGTGCCCGGATCTACGGATTCTAGGACCGAGTCAAGAACTGAGGTGTTCTATTAGGAATCGGGAAACTGGGGAGACTGAGGTGGAATTAATTAACCCCAAGTCAAGCCATTTCATTgcatatttatgaaatttaacgagactataatttttatgtttaatgaggatgaaaaaaacctgcagatattatttaaaacggatgaaaatattatttgaaaagTTGTACTGCCTaagaaatgtatttttttacttctaaaaattcctcatggtttttattataaatggaATACTTACGGTGTAACTCATTCGGATATAACTTTTCCATACAATTTTCCATGAGGAGAAGAACATGTACATTcagatttattataaaataaattctgtaAGTTAGTCAAATTGAAGGAAGTGTgcttaaaattcaattttccatattttattgcattcaAAGACCTTTCCATATTGCAATGGTTATAATTTTCTGAGCTGACGAAACGTGAAATTCGCATTTACACTTTATTCTGGGTGAATCTACCAGCTCTCTCGGAAATCCCATAAATGTCCAATAAGAATTATCTCTCTCCTTAATCGCTCGTGCACCATTCAGCCAGTTTCTTCTTATGCAAATTTATATTCCGAAAAGTTGGCGCGAATTTTCCAGTTCTTGGAAAACTCTCCAGCAATTGAATTCCCTTAAAACCAGTCATCAAATTTATGACTGCCAAGTGGATGATTTCTCTCATTTATGACCACAAATATCGTTTCACGCGACAGATTTACCCTCATAGTAACAAGTTCTCGTCTCCGTAGACGGGTTTTAGATAACGATGGGGCaccgtaaaaattcaatcttTACTCCAAAATGAGGACATTCTTCTCTTATACGgttcacaaatatttttataaaaaagtgATAAGAAATCACCAGTCACTTTTCACTCGAAAATCATACCACACGCTCTATGGCATGTCCTGTGTGAAAAGTTGAACGAGAAATTGTTATTGTTActgtaatgattttttttatttccttcataattaaaattacctCTAGAATTTCTCTCAGCGGGTCCTGAAGGATTAAACAGAAGTCTGCTTCTTATTATTCTTCCgctattataattatttttacggcACCAACTTTACGAACGAAACTATTTTgacgattatacataggcCAACGGGTGAACCTCGctagaaataattttgacgATTCATTCGTATTTGCCGCGCTTACCcctaaaatttttctatttgcaTTCATCCTGAGACAACCCTTGCCCAATGCCGATGCCCCGTAGCACCCCTGTAACAACCCCCGTGTACTTACCCGGTGAGGAATTGCAATTGGAAAAACTAACAAATCCACATGATTGTATATCGTTAGTGTAGGATTGTACATATATTGTTTTTGTTTGTAGCTTcatggataattaataatcatcagTTGAATCTTGCCCATGATGTTGATTCGAACGAACCAAAATcaactttttaaattaaactgtAGCTACTTTTATAGGAAATCGTTTGTAGATCGCGAATATAAACGTTTGCTGGATTGCACATACCCCAATTAACGAatacaatcaaataaaaatcgtgATTACTCCCCACCCCAATTTATTATCGACGGTGGCGCCTCTCACCGCTGGGGTCGGTACTAACACTAACGTGAGCCCAAataggatagaccaaagtagaggctcagttctgggggtttgactgacgccagtttctccacgttaccgacatgctttcacccccgaggagacggggcgccacgagtcctactggggtatctgcatatcggccaagcggggggggggggctccgtttgtacttattcaagtgtacaaatgatcaactgtacagagaattttcaaacggtgagagcaccggtgtgcagggattcaactatcgagacaaaaatgtggctgtacatgtggacctagcgccacatgtacagcttacctttttgtctcgacagttggatccctgcacaccggtgctctcaacgtttgaaaattctctctacagttcatcatttgtacacttgaataagtacaaacggagcccccccctcTGGGCCGAAACAGTTAACAAGTACCTGGCAGCGCCGTGCGCGGCACTGTGTACCTGCAGATGGTCACAATGACCGCTGCATTTGAAAAACGAAAGTCCAACACATTTACCAAAATAACATGGAAATTTCTGCCGTATTTTTCCCTCCGCGTAGATAGTAATTTTGTTCAGCTTTCCATTTGTCGTCAGAAACTTTATCGAAATTGTTCAACGATAGATTTATCGATTGCCGATCAGCTGCGTATTTATGAACTGTCGGCGAGGGAGTTTCGACGTACGACCTTATCCTTTTATCGCTTTTGTAAGAGCTTCCGCGAGAGCCGCAGGGGTATTTAGCGCTGCTGTCAAATTACACCCTCTCCCACCCTCACTTTCAAGTTGAAATCAACATTGACCGTCACAGTATTCCAGCCGCGCAACCGCTGATATTATGATGGTGTTGCATTATCGTacgaaatttctattttatagAATAATCGTCATATGAGAATAAGTGGTTGCAAATGACGACTTGAGGAAGGATTAGGGGTAAATAATGAGTATTTCTCAGGATAATGGTGCACCGATATTGTGTCAAGAGGTTTTCGATGATGCATCGCATCCATCAAATGACGGTGAGTGTATCTCATTCTTTACAATTTGAATGATTACACGGATCACTGTTCTTGCATTTacaataatcgattttttatcacATCTTAATTGGATTAAATATTACGTGTTACGTTatgttgaatgaaattttatttttcattttttctgctGAGAAAACTTAACTCAATTAGCGGGAAAGAGGAGTAGAAATGTTACAAAATAGTCAGACCCCAGAAAATCAGTCGAAGGGCTCAATGACATGAACTATTATTACATCAATGTAATTTCACGGgcccatttgtttatttacatGAGAATCTGTACGCAATGGCGCTGACACCTCAGCATTCGAGAAAATCAATAACTCCGTAATGCCGCAAAAATAATGTCTCGTGCTTTTAGCATGAATCACATCATCATTTTAATACTCTCATGTTATTCTTCAAATGATTTTGATAATCGTAAAATGTTGGCCCACAATAGGTTGATTAATTTCTCTAGTTACCCCTTTCCGGCGGCCTCCAACGCTCCTGCGGTAACGATTCCAGCCCCATATGGACTTCCTTTTCTGGTTAATAGTTTACCCGTGCGCTCCAGACAGCTGGAGTACCTGGCCACCTCCTACGCCCCCATAGCTTGACCCACCTGGCTAAGCAGCCCTACAGAATATTCAATTCGTCCCCATTTCAAGTTGTTAGTATTTAAAAAAGGGAAAGAAACATTTGTGGGAAATATCCATCAACTCgaggggaaatatttattttttcaatagccTATTTTTCGAGTCGAGCAACTCTTAAGCTTCCCAGCCTCATTAGGTTTGAACTATGACTTTTATGttgccctagaaaaatggagaaaattattcGAGGAAATTCTAGTACCAGTACTCGGAAAATTCCACAATTTACCGGTTGTTAGGAAAAATCGAACGCTGTTCAGGTGAAATttgaggaaatatttattatatttgcaAGTTATCTAGGATGACTTCGTCGCTGAAAATTTTCGGTGGCCGCCCTTCGCGCCTTGTTCCCGAGTTAATACTCGAATTTATCTGTAAATTTTTCTCTGTCGTAAGATGATCATGTTAAAAGATAATGGCTTCCATAGAGGTGCTCGACTATGCGAAGCGGTTGGGAATTAATCCTGCAACAGAACCCTATCTACTTGACTTGGCGCGGGAGGGTTTGATGGCAGCATTACCCGAGGGCTGGCAACCGTATTATCTCGAGCCTCAGGATGCTTGGTACTATTATCACGCTGCCACTGAAACAACGACATGGGAACATCCCCTCGATGCTAAATACAAGGAACTCGTCGAAGAAGCGAGAGCCAGACATCATATACGACATAGTACTGGTATGCATTACGTATTTGCTATGACACAGAAATTTAGTGATTCTGCACTTTAATTGAAATAACTTGTTCAAGTGAAGATAATCCCTGCTGAACGTATTTATTGACTCCTCGTAGACGATGATTCAAAGACTACAGCCAAAGATCTAGAGACTCAGGAAGATGCAACTCTACCCAAGGAATCGGCATTTTCAAAGGTACCGGTTCTTCAAACAAAAATACCCACTAAGTTAACACCACTTAAAAAAATTGGTCTTGAATCATCGCGTCGAAAGACcagcaaaaaaaatactgatgaTAAATCACATAATGCCAGTACTCTAATAGCTGAGCGTACATCTAGAGATTATACCAATCTCCGCTTTCAAGATCCTCAATTTTATGAGAGTCCCAAACTACCAAAGAATCCCgagaacaaaattaatttacgagAAATAGTGAAAAGATCCGAGTCTATGAGTCCGAGATACGAAAAAGAGTGGGAACAATTGTCGAATAAATTTAGCTCAGAAGAAAATGTTATTGATATTGACAGATTGAGTGTTAGTTCATTAACAAAATCGGAATCAAAATCTCTACCTGAAAGAACAGAAAACGAGAGACACCAAAATCAATCGGGTAGTCAAAAGGAACTTCTGTTGAGCGGTGGTGGATCAATGTTTTTGAAGAGCAGCCGTAGCCGTGATAAAACGCCAAATCAAGACgtggaaaaatttcagaattttcaaattcctgATGTTGAATCAGGTACAAACGACATCAGTGATATAACAGAAAGGCTCAAATCTATTCTTCGAGAAAGGCTCTGCGAAGATGGTGAGTGATCGTGGTCCAGGTATTTAgataaatagataaaaaaaaattggaaaaataaatatcgcaCATTTTTCTAGAGATTTTAGCACCTATAGCCTTCAAGATCATTTTTTTGCGTACCAGTGGGGCCGTATATTTGTTCAACATCTTTTTCGTATCGCATGAAATCACCTGTTTTGCTATTTGATTGATATTTCATTTAACAATTGGTGACTGATAGAATCCCCGAACTATTTCAGACGAACGACCCACAGAGGAAGAGCGAAAAAGTGTGCGTTTTGATCTTAAGAAAGGTCTGGAAGATATGAAATTCATGTACTCTGGTTCGGAAGATAATGACTGGGACTCTGATTCCATGGGGAAACAGTCCCCTTTCAAATCACTGAAAAAAGACTTCAGTTTACAGAACCTTCAACTGgaatcaaataaatatcaaaaaaatagtctgagTGAAGAAATCTCTCCCCCCCGTTTTAATGCACCTGCTAAAATTGTGGGTAAAAGATTTGTTGTTCAAAATGTCTCTGAAGTAGAACATATGAATCAACTTCTCGCTGATGATCTATATGATGATCAATTACCAATCAATAAATTCACAGGTGTGAAGAACATTGACTTGATTTCTAAGACAGACAGTTGTAGTTCAGAATTTACGGGTCGGCAGGAATCGAATTTGAGCGATCGTTTGATTTCTAAGAAAAGTCAGGAGTTAATTCTGAATGCGGTGGAGACGTCACTCGTACCGAATAAACAAGATAGCGACTATCAAGCAGATGAAGTCCCCAATATTGCAGGTCATGACAGTCTCTCCAACGAAACATCACAACTATTCCAGGAAAATAGTGGAAAAATCAGTGATGTGATCAGTCAAATGGGGGCAGATCAAGAAGTGGAGattaataaagtgaaaaaGGTATTAGAAGAGCAATTGGAAAATAGAAGAAAAGAATTAGAAATTCACTTCAAAGAAGAACAAAAATCTATGGAAATGGAGTTTGAAAATAGACTGACGCAATTGAAACGTCAATTGAGTGAAAAAGAAAAGGatgaagtggaaaaattaatcgtgGAAATGGACGACCTAAGAACGGAGAATTTGAAAAAGATGAGGAGCGAATTAGAGATGTGTTATGAAAAGGAGCGACAGGATATTTTGGAGAATATCAAAGCTGAACTCGACGAACGAAAGAAAGAATTGTTAGAACTGCGAAATCGAGAATTGCAAGTACTAGAAACCGAGTTTGAACACACTCTCGATGACGATAGAAGTCTGAAAATAGCGGAACACGAACTAACCCAACAATAtaacagaaaaattgaagCGATGAAAAAAGAACTTGACAAGGAATTTAGcgacttgaaaaatactctGAGATCTCAGCAGCGCGAAAAAGTCGccaaaattacggaagatCATGAAAAGTGTTTAGCAGATATCTTGAAAGACTTTAGGGTTGACGtaagtattttgaaaaatttcattccttcTGCGTCAATTGACACGttatcattccaatttcagGAACGATTATCCCGAAAAGTGTATAAACAACGACTGGACGAGATTCGATCTGACTTATCACGTGGAATAGACAGAGAAACGAAGAAAATATCTGATCAAGCGACTCGCCAACAGATGATAGACTTTGAAAAAACCCGGTGTGAAAAGCGCCTACTAGaggataaatataaaattttgaaggaaaaatatttaaagctGAAAAACGAAGTGCGCGTTGCTGTTGAACGGCGAAGTAAGAGACGAGAGAGCAATACAACAGCATCAGAAACCGAAAGGTCGGCTTCAACCAAAACACGAACAGAAAGAGATGAATCGATTGATCAAAAGTAAGTGTTGATTTATATTGCATTCAACTTTCATCTCCATCGCTTTatccagtaaaaaaatatttacggtGCTAGAACTTCTCGCTTATCAAcgaaatatttcatagaaaCGTCATTCATCCCCATATCATTTGTCATAATATCTGGCTACAGGCCTTGATTCGTATTATTAGAACACCATCGAGGAACCAAAGTTCGAATTCAAGATCAATTGATGGTAAAAATCGAAATGTTGATGATGAATCCGATGAGCACAGAGCCCTACCAGGATTTCGGCGTGTTGGTGATGCAATAAATACAGGAAAATGTGAATCGGATGATCCAACAACTGCCAGTGAAACAATGAACTCAGATGTActgaaaaaacgaaaaacatttccaaagaaacTTACCGGTGCCTCAAGAAACTCACATGGTGAGACTCATACTAATAatcctaataataataataataatgacagCATAGAGAATCCGGTGGAAAACATCAGAAAGCAACTGGAGAAGCTTGAAGATCTTGGTGATCAATTGCCGAGTAATGAGACGGCATATACTTTGCGATATCCTTTTCAAGACAAAGGTGATTTCAAATCCTTAATCAAATCTATACAGTTGGTCATCCAAATATTAACCAATCATTCAACCAGataatacaaaaataaatcatttttttaacgcTACAAAATTTGTAAAGTTATTGTGATATGTTTAGCGCCAATAAATTCTTCATCAgaactggaattttttcgcCACCGTATTCATGTTGAAAGAGACTCTATAAAGCGTGCCCGAGAAGCACTACGAGTTC
Coding sequences within it:
- the LOC135162611 gene encoding centrosomal protein of 164 kDa, which encodes MSISQDNGAPILCQEVFDDASHPSNDEVLDYAKRLGINPATEPYLLDLAREGLMAALPEGWQPYYLEPQDAWYYYHAATETTTWEHPLDAKYKELVEEARARHHIRHSTDDDSKTTAKDLETQEDATLPKESAFSKVPVLQTKIPTKLTPLKKIGLESSRRKTSKKNTDDKSHNASTLIAERTSRDYTNLRFQDPQFYESPKLPKNPENKINLREIVKRSESMSPRYEKEWEQLSNKFSSEENVIDIDRLSVSSLTKSESKSLPERTENERHQNQSGSQKELLLSGGGSMFLKSSRSRDKTPNQDVEKFQNFQIPDVESGTNDISDITERLKSILRERLCEDDERPTEEERKSVRFDLKKGLEDMKFMYSGSEDNDWDSDSMGKQSPFKSLKKDFSLQNLQLESNKYQKNSLSEEISPPRFNAPAKIVGKRFVVQNVSEVEHMNQLLADDLYDDQLPINKFTGVKNIDLISKTDSCSSEFTGRQESNLSDRLISKKSQELILNAVETSLVPNKQDSDYQADEVPNIAGHDSLSNETSQLFQENSGKISDVISQMGADQEVEINKVKKVLEEQLENRRKELEIHFKEEQKSMEMEFENRLTQLKRQLSEKEKDEVEKLIVEMDDLRTENLKKMRSELEMCYEKERQDILENIKAELDERKKELLELRNRELQVLETEFEHTLDDDRSLKIAEHELTQQYNRKIEAMKKELDKEFSDLKNTLRSQQREKVAKITEDHEKCLADILKDFRVDERLSRKVYKQRLDEIRSDLSRGIDRETKKISDQATRQQMIDFEKTRCEKRLLEDKYKILKEKYLKLKNEVRVAVERRSKRRESNTTASETERSASTKTRTERDESIDQKTPSRNQSSNSRSIDGKNRNVDDESDEHRALPGFRRVGDAINTGKCESDDPTTASETMNSDVLKKRKTFPKKLTGASRNSHGETHTNNPNNNNNNDSIENPVENIRKQLEKLEDLGDQLPSNETAYTLRYPFQDKAPINSSSELEFFRHRIHVERDSIKRAREALRVQRSIFQGRQRTWKQRSAKATLEQLVQEERELSDMEVGLHRTRSLLGEKIIHLRHSEQSLERVVNAKKNENQSAPLKNDELTLSDMSSASSGFSSTDLGTDTFIDKPDQYQESTEIIASLENLNSEIREIWGVLNKRQGNNIPPPPTLSYSDLGCFSHQHMITSANNAQSFGTPNIHSNILSQLTAALPSTTTQNIITQYGPNNGFTTSVGTVERGPSNLMERTRNMRDWLRQARMESTDPISPSEATLKVIVRLSELKTIVKMESDSVQCPICSKEFPKGLIETHASKCLFLNEATTETQCFLKRSSSNSQSRTKSPGVVKKTKSKVRNVQRGHSGPSSPNVFKPSINLENKDLEEVEAIDDRKNEGDTSKSSKPLPRSTAPLAERMRPTSLLEYVGQSHVIGEQSMLLQLLSKGEIPNIILWGPPGCGKTSLANVIATMCKNDPKKKIRYVKLSAAMSGVADVKEAATIASNELKFGRRTVIFMDEIHRFNKAQQDIFLPHIEAGTITLIGATTENPSFSLNSALLSRCRVIVLEKLTLGDVSKILDKAVESLNGIVHRQGQNELQREFKESPRFIIDEKTMQFLTETCDGDARIALGGLELAVQSIVPGEEAAEDSTPLISLEDVQESLKKTHMLYDRKGDQHYDIISALHKSVRASDENASLYWLTRMMSGGEDPVYIARRMVRMACEDIGLEDPKALGIAVHTMHACKMMGMPECDVLLAQCAVYLARAPKSRLMEDALRAAQRLVAEQKGPQPSVPLHLRNAPTKLMKTLDYGKNYNMRHKDSSGLTYLPEGLEHVDFFDGQDPANTHGD